One Oryza glaberrima chromosome 10, OglaRS2, whole genome shotgun sequence DNA segment encodes these proteins:
- the LOC127752996 gene encoding uncharacterized protein LOC127752996: MADVTGGHSSPPAAAAETLPDDVLAEILLRLPPHPSFLSSASLVSKRWLRHTRNPSFLRRFREFHRTAPVLGFFLNSSHGALFFPTDAPPGRIADQVASLRRNTGDGLWWLVGCRHGRVLLRSCDWANLLVWDTMTEGFVCFPAPIQMVQADADRDAAVFCAASAGDEDRRSGAFNVAVVFVSGDHVFGCVFSSAIGAWGDVISTPVTLPLLMIYDEPAALAGEALYWIVNGSSLLEFNCGSQSLALISRPSDMPATHRWNIRPVSLEDDLLGLAFFNDFCLHLWVREVADDGATNWVPRKSVEMDKLLSLPVATEDSRRRIVPAWICGFSGDGNVVFIGTPAGIFLVELDTLKFKKVTDGSLLIKTVHPFESFYYVPNEKGGKQESAIVGNQVSEAGGK; encoded by the exons ATGGCCGATGTCACTGGCGGCCACtcctcccctccggcggcggcggcggagaccttgcccgacgacgtcctcgccgagatcctcctccgcctcccgccccacccttccttcctctcctcggCGTCCCTCGTCTCCAAGCGCTGGCTCCGCCACACCCGCAACCCTagcttcctccgccgcttccgcgAGTTCCACCGCACCGCCCCCGTGCTCGGCTTCTTCCTCAACTCCTCGCATggcgccctcttcttccccaCCGACGCGCCCCCCGGCCGCATCGCCGACCAGGTCGCCTCCCTCCGCAGGAACACGGGCGATGGCTTGTGGTGGCTCGTCGgctgccgccacggccgcgtcctcctccgcaGCTGCGACTGGGCCAACCTGCTCGTCTGGGACACCATGACCGAGGGGTTCGTCTGCTTCCCCGCCCCCATCCAGATGGTCCAAGCCGACGccgaccgcgacgccgccgtgttctgcgctgcctccgccggcgacgaggaccgCCGCTCCGGCGCCTTCAACGTCGCCGTCGTGTTCGTCAGCGGCGACCACGTGTTCGGTTGCGTGTTCTCCTCCGCGATCGGCGCCTGGGGCGACGTGATCTCGACGCCGGTGACTTTACCTCTGCTGATGATCTACGACGAGCCCGCTGCCCTTGCTGGGGAAGCCCTGTACTGGATTGTTAATGGCAGCAGCTTGCTCGAGTTCAATTGCGGCAGCCAAAGTCTAGCTCTGATCTCGCGGCCATCGGATATGCCCGCAACCCACAGGTGGAACATCCGTCCTGTGAGTTTGGAGGACGATTTGCTTGGCCTCGCCTTTTTCAACGATTTCTGCCTGCATCTGTGGGTGCGGGAGGTTGCCGATGATGGCGCGACGAACTGGGTTCCACGCAAGTCCGTTGAGATGGACAAGCTCCTTTCGCTGCCAGTGGCGACGGAGGACAGTCGGCGCCGTATCGTGCCTGCTTGGATATGTGGGTTCTCTGGGGATGGAAATGTGGTGTTTATTGGGACCCCTGCTGGCATTTTCTTGGTTGAGCTTGACACGTTGAAGTTCAAGAAGGTGACTGATGGTTCCCTACTCATCAAGACTGTTCATCCCTTTGAGAGCTTTTATTATGTTCCAAATG aaaaaggaggaaaacagGAGAGTGCTATAGTGGGGAACCAGGTTTCTGAGGCAGGTGGCAAGTGA
- the LOC127785718 gene encoding uncharacterized protein LOC127785718 isoform X1, giving the protein MQHSPTNPHDMSAAAEAAAVESLPDDVVAEILLCLPPHPSFVSGASLVCKRWLHLIRSPSFLRRVRAFHRTPPVLGFFHNYRDLPSFVPAEGVPGRNRMDGVDDGGDARMFIDCRHGRALLCRYDWADLVVWDPMTGERRRIAGPNQKMQGGGAGTSRRSAALFCSCDVSGGGGDQDCHSSPFHVVVVFTGGCRAFACVYSSLTDAWGDLISTPAPLPCELCDTPPALVGEASYWLSYGGLILEFQFGSQSLTLMKRPLEMLADVRLVRLEEYGLGLAFIKDSTLHLWAREVADDGAPKWKWIPRRAIELDKFLPMPRVLTGKWCGEMFVSISGFSEDGNVVFIRTLAGVFLVWLEALKFKKMSDPLYMMTVHPYSSFYVPNANVTE; this is encoded by the exons ATGCAGCACTCCCCTACCAATCCACACGAcatgagcgcggcggcggaggcggcggcggtggagtcgtTACCGGACGACGTGGTCGCCGAGATCCTCCTCTGCCTCCCGCCTCACCCTTCCTTCGTCTCCGGCGCCTCCCTCGTCTGCAAGCGCTGGCTCCACCTCATCCGCAGCCCCAGTTTCCTCCGCCGCGTGCGCGCATTCCATCGAACACCCCCCGTGCTCGGCTTCTTCCACAACTACCGGGACCTCCCCAGCTTCGTCCCCGCCGAGGGCGTCCCCGGCCGCAACCGCATGGACGgagtcgacgacggcggcgacgcgcggaTGTTCATCGactgccgccacggccgcgcccTCCTCTGCCGATACGACTGGGCCGACCTGGTCGTGTGGGACCCCATGACCGGGgagcgccgccgcatcgccggccCCAACCAGAAGatgcagggcggcggcgccggcacctCCCGCCGCAGCGCCGCGTTGTTCTGCAGCTGCGATGTttccggaggcggcggcgaccaagACTGCCACTCTAGCCCcttccatgtcgtcgtcgtgtTCACCGGTGGCTGCCGCGCGTTCGCCTGCGTGTACTCTTCGCTGACCGATGCGTGGGGCGACCTGATCTCAACGCCGGCGCCATTGCCATGTGAGCTCTGTGACACGCCCCCTGCCCTGGTTGGGGAAGCCTCGTATTGGCTTTCTTATGGGGGACTCATACTTGAGTTCCAATTTGGCAGCCAAAGTTTAACTCTGATGAAACGGCCATTGGAGATGCTTGCCGATGTACGTCTTGTGAGGTTGGAAGAATATGGGCTTGGTCTTGCCTTCATCAAGGATTCCACCTTGCACTTGTGGGCGCGGGAGGTTGCCGATGATGGTGCGCCGAAATGGAAATGGATACCGCGCAGGGCCATTGAGCTTGACAAGTTCCTGCCGATGCCAAGGGTGCTCACCGGAAAATGGTGTGGTGAAATGTTTGTTTCGATTAGTGGGTTCTCTGAGGATGGAAATGTGGTGTTTATACGGACCCTTGCCGGCGTTTTCCTTGTTTGGCTTGAAGCATTGAAGTTCAAGAAGATGTCTGACCCCTTATACATGATGACTGTTCACCCATATTCAAGCTTTTATGTCCCAAATG CTAATGTCACAGAATAA
- the LOC127785718 gene encoding uncharacterized protein LOC127785718 isoform X2 has translation MQHSPTNPHDMSAAAEAAAVESLPDDVVAEILLCLPPHPSFVSGASLVCKRWLHLIRSPSFLRRVRAFHRTPPVLGFFHNYRDLPSFVPAEGVPGRNRMDGVDDGGDARMFIDCRHGRALLCRYDWADLVVWDPMTGERRRIAGPNQKMQGGGAGTSRRSAALFCSCDVSGGGGDQDCHSSPFHVVVVFTGGCRAFACVYSSLTDAWGDLISTPAPLPCELCDTPPALVGEASYWLSYGGLILEFQFGSQSLTLMKRPLEMLADVRLVRLEEYGLGLAFIKDSTLHLWAREVADDGAPKWKWIPRRAIELDKFLPMPRVLTGKWCGEMFVSISGFSEDGNVVFIRTLAGVFLVWLEALKFKKMSDPLYMMTVHPYSSFYVPNE, from the exons ATGCAGCACTCCCCTACCAATCCACACGAcatgagcgcggcggcggaggcggcggcggtggagtcgtTACCGGACGACGTGGTCGCCGAGATCCTCCTCTGCCTCCCGCCTCACCCTTCCTTCGTCTCCGGCGCCTCCCTCGTCTGCAAGCGCTGGCTCCACCTCATCCGCAGCCCCAGTTTCCTCCGCCGCGTGCGCGCATTCCATCGAACACCCCCCGTGCTCGGCTTCTTCCACAACTACCGGGACCTCCCCAGCTTCGTCCCCGCCGAGGGCGTCCCCGGCCGCAACCGCATGGACGgagtcgacgacggcggcgacgcgcggaTGTTCATCGactgccgccacggccgcgcccTCCTCTGCCGATACGACTGGGCCGACCTGGTCGTGTGGGACCCCATGACCGGGgagcgccgccgcatcgccggccCCAACCAGAAGatgcagggcggcggcgccggcacctCCCGCCGCAGCGCCGCGTTGTTCTGCAGCTGCGATGTttccggaggcggcggcgaccaagACTGCCACTCTAGCCCcttccatgtcgtcgtcgtgtTCACCGGTGGCTGCCGCGCGTTCGCCTGCGTGTACTCTTCGCTGACCGATGCGTGGGGCGACCTGATCTCAACGCCGGCGCCATTGCCATGTGAGCTCTGTGACACGCCCCCTGCCCTGGTTGGGGAAGCCTCGTATTGGCTTTCTTATGGGGGACTCATACTTGAGTTCCAATTTGGCAGCCAAAGTTTAACTCTGATGAAACGGCCATTGGAGATGCTTGCCGATGTACGTCTTGTGAGGTTGGAAGAATATGGGCTTGGTCTTGCCTTCATCAAGGATTCCACCTTGCACTTGTGGGCGCGGGAGGTTGCCGATGATGGTGCGCCGAAATGGAAATGGATACCGCGCAGGGCCATTGAGCTTGACAAGTTCCTGCCGATGCCAAGGGTGCTCACCGGAAAATGGTGTGGTGAAATGTTTGTTTCGATTAGTGGGTTCTCTGAGGATGGAAATGTGGTGTTTATACGGACCCTTGCCGGCGTTTTCCTTGTTTGGCTTGAAGCATTGAAGTTCAAGAAGATGTCTGACCCCTTATACATGATGACTGTTCACCCATATTCAAGCTTTTATGTCCCAAATG AATAA
- the LOC127752730 gene encoding uncharacterized protein LOC127752730 isoform X3 — protein MSEATAVHSSAAAAAESAPDDVIAEILLRLPPHPSFLSRASLVCNRWRRLARDPGFLRRLRAFHRTPPVLGFFHNSPDLPRFVPAEGVPGRVAAEAASLRRDGDDGMWWFVDCRHGRALLRSRDWAELLVWDPMTGERRCITVSSQIQEGALDLNAAVFCAASGGGDQDCHSSPFHVVVVFTTGQCHGRVFACVYSSGIDAWGDPISTPVTSPCELYEEPPVLVGEALYWLLDGSRILEFEFGNQCLCLALIDHPVENHAILKRNIRLVRMEDDDVLGLAFVKDFSLHLWAREVADDGASQWIPRRAIELDMILPLEGYRCRAMPIWICGFAEDGDVVFIRTVAGVFLVWLDTLKFKKVSGSLLMKTVYSYASFYVPNG, from the exons ATGAGCGAGGCGACCGCCGTCcactcctccgcggcggcggcggcggagtctgCACCGGACGACGTCATCGCGGAGAtactcctccgcctcccgccccacccttccttcctctcccgcgcctccctcgtctGCAACCGCTGGCGCCGCCTGGCCCGCGACCCGGGCTTCCTCCGCCGCTTGCGCGCATTCCATCGAACACCCCCCGTGCTCGGCTTCTTCCACAACTCCCCGGACCTCCCCCGCTTCGTCCCCGCCGAGGGCGTCcccggccgcgtcgccgccgaggccgcctcCCTCAGGAGGGACGGGGATGACGGCATGTGGTGGTTCGTCGactgccgccacggccgcgcccTCCTCCGCAGCCGCGACTGGGCCGAGTTGCTCGTCTGGGACCCCATGACCGGGGAGCGCCGCTGCATCACCGTCTCCAGCCAGATCCAGGAGGGGGCCCTCGACCTCAACGCCGCCGTGTTCTGCGCTgcctccggcggcggtgaccaAGACTGCCACTCTAGTCCcttccatgtcgtcgtcgtgtTCACCACCGGCCAATGCCATGGCCGCGTGTTCGCCTGCGTGTACTCTTCGGGGATCGACGCGTGGGGGGACCCGATCTCGACGCCAGTGACGTCACCATGTGAGCTCTATGAGGAGCCCCCTGTTCTTGTTGGGGAAGCTCTGTATTGGCTTCTTGATGGGAGCCGTATACTTGAGTTCGAATTCGGCAACCAATGTTTATGTTTAGCTCTGATTGATCATCCTGTGGAGAATCATGCCATCCTCAAGCGGAACATCCGTCTTGTGAGGATGGAAGACGATGATGTGCTTGGCCTTGCTTTCGTCAAGGATTTCAGCCTGCACTTGTGGGCGCGGGAGGTTGCCGATGATGGTGCGTCGCAATGGATTCCGCGCAGAGCCATTGAGCTGGACATGATCCTGCCGCTGGAGGGCTATCGGTGCCGTGCGATGCCTATTTGGATATGTGGATTCGCTGAAGATGGAGATGTGGTGTTTATACGGACTGTTGCTGGAGTTTTCCTGGTTTGGCTTGATACATTGAAATTCAAGAAGGTGTCTGGCTCCTTACTCATGAAGACTGTTTACTCCTATGCTAGCTTTTATGTTCCAAATG GATAA
- the LOC127752730 gene encoding uncharacterized protein LOC127752730 isoform X2 produces MSEATAVHSSAAAAAESAPDDVIAEILLRLPPHPSFLSRASLVCNRWRRLARDPGFLRRLRAFHRTPPVLGFFHNSPDLPRFVPAEGVPGRVAAEAASLRRDGDDGMWWFVDCRHGRALLRSRDWAELLVWDPMTGERRCITVSSQIQEGALDLNAAVFCAASGGGDQDCHSSPFHVVVVFTTGQCHGRVFACVYSSGIDAWGDPISTPVTSPCELYEEPPVLVGEALYWLLDGSRILEFEFGNQCLCLALIDHPVENHAILKRNIRLVRMEDDDVLGLAFVKDFSLHLWAREVADDGASQWIPRRAIELDMILPLEGYRCRAMPIWICGFAEDGDVVFIRTVAGVFLVWLDTLKFKKVSGSLLMKTVYSYASFYVPNANVTG; encoded by the exons ATGAGCGAGGCGACCGCCGTCcactcctccgcggcggcggcggcggagtctgCACCGGACGACGTCATCGCGGAGAtactcctccgcctcccgccccacccttccttcctctcccgcgcctccctcgtctGCAACCGCTGGCGCCGCCTGGCCCGCGACCCGGGCTTCCTCCGCCGCTTGCGCGCATTCCATCGAACACCCCCCGTGCTCGGCTTCTTCCACAACTCCCCGGACCTCCCCCGCTTCGTCCCCGCCGAGGGCGTCcccggccgcgtcgccgccgaggccgcctcCCTCAGGAGGGACGGGGATGACGGCATGTGGTGGTTCGTCGactgccgccacggccgcgcccTCCTCCGCAGCCGCGACTGGGCCGAGTTGCTCGTCTGGGACCCCATGACCGGGGAGCGCCGCTGCATCACCGTCTCCAGCCAGATCCAGGAGGGGGCCCTCGACCTCAACGCCGCCGTGTTCTGCGCTgcctccggcggcggtgaccaAGACTGCCACTCTAGTCCcttccatgtcgtcgtcgtgtTCACCACCGGCCAATGCCATGGCCGCGTGTTCGCCTGCGTGTACTCTTCGGGGATCGACGCGTGGGGGGACCCGATCTCGACGCCAGTGACGTCACCATGTGAGCTCTATGAGGAGCCCCCTGTTCTTGTTGGGGAAGCTCTGTATTGGCTTCTTGATGGGAGCCGTATACTTGAGTTCGAATTCGGCAACCAATGTTTATGTTTAGCTCTGATTGATCATCCTGTGGAGAATCATGCCATCCTCAAGCGGAACATCCGTCTTGTGAGGATGGAAGACGATGATGTGCTTGGCCTTGCTTTCGTCAAGGATTTCAGCCTGCACTTGTGGGCGCGGGAGGTTGCCGATGATGGTGCGTCGCAATGGATTCCGCGCAGAGCCATTGAGCTGGACATGATCCTGCCGCTGGAGGGCTATCGGTGCCGTGCGATGCCTATTTGGATATGTGGATTCGCTGAAGATGGAGATGTGGTGTTTATACGGACTGTTGCTGGAGTTTTCCTGGTTTGGCTTGATACATTGAAATTCAAGAAGGTGTCTGGCTCCTTACTCATGAAGACTGTTTACTCCTATGCTAGCTTTTATGTTCCAAATG CTAATGTCACAGGATAA
- the LOC127752730 gene encoding uncharacterized protein LOC127752730 isoform X1, translating into MSEATAVHSSAAAAAESAPDDVIAEILLRLPPHPSFLSRASLVCNRWRRLARDPGFLRRLRAFHRTPPVLGFFHNSPDLPRFVPAEGVPGRVAAEAASLRRDGDDGMWWFVDCRHGRALLRSRDWAELLVWDPMTGERRCITVSSQIQEGALDLNAAVFCAASGGGDQDCHSSPFHVVVVFTTGQCHGRVFACVYSSGIDAWGDPISTPVTSPCELYEEPPVLVGEALYWLLDGSRILEFEFGNQCLCLALIDHPVENHAILKRNIRLVRMEDDDVLGLAFVKDFSLHLWAREVADDGASQWIPRRAIELDMILPLEGYRCRAMPIWICGFAEDGDVVFIRTVAGVFLVWLDTLKFKKVSGSLLMKTVYSYASFYVPNGMKNYASVPLL; encoded by the coding sequence ATGAGCGAGGCGACCGCCGTCcactcctccgcggcggcggcggcggagtctgCACCGGACGACGTCATCGCGGAGAtactcctccgcctcccgccccacccttccttcctctcccgcgcctccctcgtctGCAACCGCTGGCGCCGCCTGGCCCGCGACCCGGGCTTCCTCCGCCGCTTGCGCGCATTCCATCGAACACCCCCCGTGCTCGGCTTCTTCCACAACTCCCCGGACCTCCCCCGCTTCGTCCCCGCCGAGGGCGTCcccggccgcgtcgccgccgaggccgcctcCCTCAGGAGGGACGGGGATGACGGCATGTGGTGGTTCGTCGactgccgccacggccgcgcccTCCTCCGCAGCCGCGACTGGGCCGAGTTGCTCGTCTGGGACCCCATGACCGGGGAGCGCCGCTGCATCACCGTCTCCAGCCAGATCCAGGAGGGGGCCCTCGACCTCAACGCCGCCGTGTTCTGCGCTgcctccggcggcggtgaccaAGACTGCCACTCTAGTCCcttccatgtcgtcgtcgtgtTCACCACCGGCCAATGCCATGGCCGCGTGTTCGCCTGCGTGTACTCTTCGGGGATCGACGCGTGGGGGGACCCGATCTCGACGCCAGTGACGTCACCATGTGAGCTCTATGAGGAGCCCCCTGTTCTTGTTGGGGAAGCTCTGTATTGGCTTCTTGATGGGAGCCGTATACTTGAGTTCGAATTCGGCAACCAATGTTTATGTTTAGCTCTGATTGATCATCCTGTGGAGAATCATGCCATCCTCAAGCGGAACATCCGTCTTGTGAGGATGGAAGACGATGATGTGCTTGGCCTTGCTTTCGTCAAGGATTTCAGCCTGCACTTGTGGGCGCGGGAGGTTGCCGATGATGGTGCGTCGCAATGGATTCCGCGCAGAGCCATTGAGCTGGACATGATCCTGCCGCTGGAGGGCTATCGGTGCCGTGCGATGCCTATTTGGATATGTGGATTCGCTGAAGATGGAGATGTGGTGTTTATACGGACTGTTGCTGGAGTTTTCCTGGTTTGGCTTGATACATTGAAATTCAAGAAGGTGTCTGGCTCCTTACTCATGAAGACTGTTTACTCCTATGCTAGCTTTTATGTTCCAAATGGTATGAAGAATTATGCCTCTGTCCCTTTGCTGTGA
- the LOC127752655 gene encoding uncharacterized protein LOC127752655, protein MGGGRSPVATAAAAAATAARRSRFGVAKRSAAGVGGGGKEEFGSHGRTRLLGIGSAQRKSVCSKRRDTRRQSMRCFMRGVVRHCPREFSSESPHPPPPPPPKKTVRTIGCLLPSPQRACPGAPPAEDLLFEILLPSRPTPRRWRRLIHGPAFLPRFRAFHRTPPVLGFYHNSRALGPSFVALAAPAGPSLVFGGDDDWSLLGCRHGRVLLRSGPGWLQLLVWDPVTALLKFLCCRWRW, encoded by the exons ATGGGTGGAGGGCGGAGCCCtgtagccaccgccgccgccgctgccgccaccgccgcccgtaGGAGTAGATTTGGGGTGGCGAAGAGGAGTGCTGCAGGTGTGGGAGGAGGCGGAAAAGAGGAATTTGGGAGCCACGGTAGAACTCGACTCCTGGGCATTGGCTCGGCTCAAAGAAAGTCAGTCTGCAGCAAGAGACGGGACACGCGTCGCCAGTCAATGCGGTGTTTCATGAGAGGCGTCGTGCGGCACTGCCCCAGAGAATTTTCTTCCGagtccccccaccccccccccccccccccccccaaaaaaactgTCCGTACGATTGGGTGCTTGCTCCCCTCGCCGCAGCGCGCGTGCCCGGGCGCCCCGCCGGCGGAGGACCTCCTCTTCGAgatcctcctcccctcccgcccgaCCCCCAGGCGCTGGCGCCGCCTCATCCACGGCCCGGCCTTCCTCCCCCGCTTCCGCGCATTCCACCGAACACCTCCCGTGCTCGGCTTCTACCACAACTCCCGCGCCCTCGGCCCCTCCttcgtcgccctcgccgcgccCGCGGGGCCCTCGCTCGTgttcggcggcgacgacgactggagcCTCCTGGGATGCCGCCACGGCCGCGTGCTCCTCCGCAGCGGGCCCGGCTGGCTCCAGCTCCTCGTCTGGGACCCCGTCACCGCCCTACTCAAGTTTCTATGTTGCAG gtggaggtggtga